The proteins below come from a single Xiphophorus couchianus chromosome 20, X_couchianus-1.0, whole genome shotgun sequence genomic window:
- the LOC114135873 gene encoding protein FAM107B — translation MRLYQNMQVAQKNGLRIKTNRAQCWIRPPHQVIENQQQEEDDLIKPQKLINPILASVQRRALHQELLFCHRRGMLPRTKPELQRVLESKNREQLKKTELSLQPRSDLEVKLRRRQQRIQHSELEEKKWREGLKNVPEFVRVRQSLKHVPHSS, via the exons ATGCGTCTCTACCAAAACATGCAG gtagCACAAAAAAATGGTCTCAGAATCAAAACAA ACAGAGCGCAGTGTTGGATCAGGCCGCCTCACCAGGTGATTGAAAATCaacaacaggaggaagatgaccTCATCAAACCACAAAAGCTGATAAATCCCATCCTGGCCTCTGTCCAACGGAGAGCTCTTCATCAGGAGCTCCTATTCTGCCACAGACG GGGTATGCTGCCGCGAACGAAGCCGGAGCTGCAACGTGTGCTCGAAAGCAAAAACAGAGAGCAGCTCAAGAAAACGGAACTGTCTCTCCAACCTCGCTCCGACTTAGAGGTCAAACTGCGCAGGAGACAGCAGAGAATACAACAT tctgagctggaggagaagaagtGGAGGGAAGGCCTGAAAAATGTGCCAGAGTTTGTTCGCGTGAGACAATCCCTGAAGCACGTTCCACATTCTTCCTAA
- the b3galt6 gene encoding beta-1,3-galactosyltransferase 6 — protein sequence MNLFRLICRHKTALVIGTVCSFAVVLVFLAKCTSETLKQGHLDPPGFAPHTKSLQFRQDHQNPVSSSKDLSAFLVVLITTGPKYTERRSIIRSTWLAKRDSDVLAMFVVGTQGLSSEDLQNLNTEQGRHKDLLLLPDLRDSYENLTLKLLHMYSWLDQNVDFKFVFKADDDTFARLDLLKEELKGKEPSKLYWGFFSGRGRVKSAGKWRESSWDLCDYYLPYALGGGYILSSDLVRYVHLNAGYLKIWQSEDVSLGAWLAPVDVRRTHDPRFDTEYKSRGCNNKYLVTHKQSLEDMLEKHQTLQRDGRLCKEEVKLRLSYIYDWSVPPSQCCQRKDGIP from the coding sequence ATGAATCTCTTCCGTCTGATATGTCGCCATAAGACGGCTCTGGTCATTGGTACTGTATGCAGTTTTGCCGTTGTCCTTGTCTTCTTGGCCAAATGTACATCAGAAACTCTAAAACAGGGTCACCTGGATCCTCCGGGCTTTGCTCCTCACACCAAGTCTTTGCAGTTCCGTCAAGACCACCAGAATCCTGTGTCCTCTTCGAAAGACTTGTCAGCATTTCTCGTGGTCCTCATCACAACAGGACCCAAGTACACAGAACGCAGGAGCATTATCCGCAGCACCTGGCTTGCCAAACGTGACTCTGATGTTCTGGCCATGTTCGTGGTTGGAACTCAGGGCCTTTCCAGCGAAGACCTTCAGAATCTGAACACGGAGCAAGGACGGCACAAAGACTTGCTCTTACTGCCTGATCTGCGGGATTCTTATGAGAACCTGACACTAAAGCTGCTGCACATGTACTCCTGGCTGGACCAGAATGTGGACTTTAAGTTTGTCTTCAAAGCGGACGACGACACATTTGCTCGCTTGGACCTCCTTAAAGAGGAGCTGAAGGGGAAAGAGCCAAGCAAGTTGTACTGGGGTTTCTTTTCAGGGAGAGGCCGTGTGAAATCAGCTGGGAAGTGGCGCGAAAGCTCTTGGGACCTCTGTGATTATTACCTGCCCTATGCCCTGGGCGGGGGTTACATTCTCTCATCAGACCTGGTACGCTACGTGCATCTTAACGCGGGCTACCTCAAGATATGGCAGAGTGAGGACGTGTCACTGGGCGCCTGGCTGGCACCGGTGGATGTTCGGCGGACGCACGACCCGCGCTTCGACACGGAGTACAAGTCGCGAGGTTGCAACAACAAATACCTGGTGACGCACAAGCAGAGTTTGGAGGACATGTTGGAGAAACACCAGACTCTGCAGCGAGATGGGAGGCTCTGCAAAGAGGAGGTCAAGCTGCGGTTATCCTACATTTATGACTGGAGTGTTCCACCCTCACAGTGCTGCCAAAGAAAAGATGGGATTCCATAG